From a region of the Candidatus Poribacteria bacterium genome:
- a CDS encoding DUF177 domain-containing protein, translating into MKDGVKDTLAFNVRDLRHENFKEYEALVLSESLGLTYEETKFIKPLSCSVKLFRQGGDNIYVTTEVDTTILVECRRCINPFEMDITTTLDLLFTIGNVSSESDEDDERYYDGETLDISEDVRRALILEVPTWSLCSEACKGLCPECGTDLNTMECSCEITDETSVPASNSLSAQLASAFSEVGSLKNTEKRLKSK; encoded by the coding sequence ATGAAGGACGGCGTAAAAGATACTTTAGCGTTCAATGTGAGAGACCTTCGACACGAGAACTTCAAAGAATACGAGGCACTTGTCCTGTCCGAGTCCCTCGGTTTGACTTACGAGGAAACAAAATTTATTAAGCCGTTGTCATGCAGCGTCAAGCTCTTTCGTCAAGGTGGCGACAATATCTATGTGACGACCGAGGTTGATACGACTATTTTGGTGGAGTGTCGACGCTGTATCAACCCCTTTGAGATGGACATAACAACAACACTTGACTTGTTGTTTACGATTGGTAATGTATCGTCAGAATCGGATGAAGATGATGAACGATACTATGACGGGGAAACTTTAGATATTTCAGAAGATGTCCGGCGGGCACTTATTCTTGAAGTGCCGACATGGTCGCTTTGTTCCGAAGCGTGCAAAGGTTTATGCCCAGAATGTGGAACGGATCTCAACACGATGGAGTGTTCTTGTGAAATAACGGATGAGACATCAGTCCCCGCTTCTAATTCCCTGAGTGCGCAACTTGCAAGCGCGTTTTCTGAAGTCGGTTCTCTCAAAAATACTGAAAAACGGTTGAAATCAAAATAA
- the rpmF gene encoding 50S ribosomal protein L32 produces MAHPKRRTSKSKKRMRRSHNALHDKSTSVCSYCGETIISHRVCSECGHYNGRPVLKSADEA; encoded by the coding sequence ATGGCGCATCCAAAACGGAGAACGTCAAAATCGAAAAAAAGAATGCGGCGGAGCCATAACGCGCTCCACGATAAATCCACGAGTGTCTGTTCATACTGCGGGGAGACGATTATCTCTCACCGAGTCTGTTCGGAATGTGGGCATTACAATGGACGCCCCGTATTAAAATCTGCGGATGAAGCATAG
- a CDS encoding ketoacyl-ACP synthase III: MTQLRHATITGTGSYLPDRVVTNFDLEKMVNTSDEWILQRTGIAERRIAEDDVATSDLCVHAARWAIKNAHIDPLDIEMILVATVTPDRFFPSTACYVQKGIGAKNAAAMDVSAACAGFLYGLDLADGMIRSGRYNTILVIGGEIFNKIVDWNDRGTCVLFGDGAGAAVVQATDEPKGILASYIGSDGDYADIDLLGIPAGGSRMPVTQEAIDQKLDKLQMNGREVFKLGVRLMPEAAQRVLRQANVSIEDVDLLIPHQANLRIIEAVGDRLGMPREKVYINVDKYGNTSAATIIIALDEAIREGRAKPGDLLLFVTFGAGLTWGSTLLQL; this comes from the coding sequence ATGACGCAACTTCGACATGCAACTATCACAGGGACAGGATCCTACCTCCCTGACCGGGTTGTTACTAATTTTGACCTTGAGAAAATGGTTAATACCAGCGATGAATGGATTCTCCAACGGACAGGGATCGCTGAGAGACGCATCGCTGAAGACGATGTAGCAACCTCTGATCTTTGTGTACATGCGGCACGATGGGCTATCAAAAACGCGCATATTGATCCTCTTGATATTGAGATGATTCTCGTCGCGACTGTGACACCTGATCGGTTTTTTCCCTCAACAGCGTGCTATGTTCAGAAGGGTATCGGTGCAAAAAACGCTGCCGCAATGGATGTATCTGCTGCGTGCGCTGGCTTCCTTTACGGGCTGGATTTGGCTGATGGCATGATTAGATCCGGACGATACAACACGATTCTTGTCATCGGTGGCGAAATTTTTAACAAAATTGTTGATTGGAACGATAGAGGTACATGCGTTCTCTTTGGAGATGGAGCAGGTGCCGCTGTTGTTCAAGCTACAGATGAACCGAAAGGTATCCTCGCATCTTATATCGGATCGGATGGAGATTACGCCGATATTGACCTCCTCGGTATTCCTGCGGGTGGTTCCAGGATGCCGGTCACTCAAGAAGCCATCGACCAGAAGTTAGACAAACTTCAGATGAACGGACGAGAAGTCTTCAAATTGGGTGTTCGCCTTATGCCGGAGGCTGCGCAACGTGTGCTCCGTCAGGCAAACGTTAGCATTGAGGATGTTGATTTGTTAATCCCACATCAAGCGAATCTACGCATCATTGAGGCAGTTGGCGACAGACTCGGCATGCCGCGAGAGAAAGTCTATATCAACGTTGATAAATACGGCAATACCTCCGCAGCAACAATAATCATCGCATTAGATGAGGCAATTCGTGAAGGCCGCGCGAAGCCAGGCGATCTACTTCTGTTTGTGACTTTTGGCGCAGGTTTGACATGGGGAAGCACGCTCCTACAATTATAG